The Catellatospora citrea DNA segment CTAGCTGAGCCCGGCCGGGCTTGGACCATCCGTGAGCTTGCCGGATCGCTACCGGACGTGTCGGTGGAGGCGGTGACCGCGACTCTGCACCTGATGCTGGGCGAGCGGCTGATGAACCAGGTACACCACGCCCGAGGCCTGACCCTGCAGCTCAACAACGAAGGCCGCACGACGATCGAGCAGATCGTTCAAGGCTGGTCCGCCGTCCCGACCACCGAGAGCCAGCCGTGAACCCGATCCGAGCCACGGTGCCGGCCGCTACGCTCCTCGGCCTCGACGCTGCCCACCGCGTCATCTCCGAACATCTGCGTTCAGATGTCGGCGGGCGGTGTCTGTCCTGCCGAGAACTGGAGCCCTGCGCTCAGCGCGCCACGGCACATGCCGCGCTGTTCGGTCATGATCGCCAGCTTCCTCGCCGACGGCCCATGGAGCTGATCGGCGCTGGTGGGAACTTCGGTGCCGGGGTGAGGTCAACGTTTCACGCCTTCGGCACGTCGGGCGGAGACCGGACGCATAGGGCCAGTTCATCGCCCTGACGCCGTCGAGCGATGGCGTCTCTCACAGCCAACCAGCGGACCAAGGAGGGATGACTGCATGACCAGGGGACCACCACGACTGCGCTGATGAACTCGCGCCAGTCCGGCTGTTCGGCGCGCCCAAGGGCCGGAACTCCGGCGGCCGCCTGCCAGGCAGCCGCCCACTACCCACTCCCTCAGGAGGTGATCGACGTGCACCAGCTCATCGCCACCCCGTTCCTCGATGACGGCCATCTCATCCTCAAACCCGGCAGCGAGCAGGGCATGCGTATTCCCGTCGGGCACTATGAGCAGCTTCGCGACCTGTCCGCGCGTCACGGCCCAGTTCCGGATTGGCTGGTCAACTCCGCCGTGAACGGCTGGGGGCTGCGCCTGCGTGACGAGCCCGTCAACGAGGTCGTGACCGTGCGCCGGCCCAGCAATTACGGCTATGGGCGGGCGTCGTGGGAGCTGAACCTCGGCTGCAACTACGACTGCGAGCACTGCTACCTCGACATCAAGCGCTTCGAGGGCCTGGCCTGGGAGCAGCGGGTCCGGCTTCTGCACATCCTTCGTGATGCCGGGGTGGTGTGGCTGCAGTTGACCGGCGGCGAGCCGCTGATCGACAAATTGTTCACCGAGACCTACACGTACGCGTGGGACCTCGGCATGATGATCTCGATCTCGACCAACGCGTCGCGGCTGTGGAAGCCGGAGATCCTCGACCTGCTACGAACCCGACCGGCGTACCACATCACCATCAGCGTCTACGGTGCCACGGCCGACAGCTACGACACGCTCGTGCGCCGCCGGGGAGCGTTCGACAAGTTCCACCGGGGCCTGGCCGCCGCCAGCGAGGCCGGGCTGACCATGAACCTCAACCTCGTCGTCACCAAGACCAACGACACCGAGGTCGACGGCATGATCGCCCTCGCGGATGGGTTCGGGCTGCCCTACCACGTGTTCTCGAACATGTCCCCGACGATCATGGGCAGCGCCCGGAGCCTGCCCGCGCAGTCGATGCCGCTGCTCAAGGCACGCAAGCCGTTTACCGGCTGCAACGCAGGCCACACGTTCTTCCACGTGGACCCGCACGGCATGGCCTCGATCTGCAAGGTCGGCCGCGACCCCAACATCGACCTCCTCGCCGAAGGCGTGGAGGGCCTGCGCCGACTCGGCGGCATCGCCGACGGCCTGCTCGCCAGGACCGGCGGGTGCAGCGGCTGCAGTGTGCAGGGCACGTGCAACACGTGCATGCCGCTGGTCCGGCTGTACCGGCAGGCGAAGTCGCCGATGGAGCGCTACTGCCAGCACCGAGAAAGTGGGGAGGTGATTATCAATGGCACCGACAGCCACAGCGACCCGGCCGGCACCGGTCATGGTCGCGCTGTCCCAGCGTCCGCAGCCGCGGCCTGAGGTGACGGAGATCGAGTTCGTCAACGTCGAGCAGACCGTCCTGGCCGCGAACAAGTGCAACTGCAACTCCAGCGACGACAACCCGTACTGACGACCGACGAGGGTGGTCCCGGCGTGGGCGCTGGGACCACCCTCCACCAC contains these protein-coding regions:
- a CDS encoding radical SAM protein, translated to MHQLIATPFLDDGHLILKPGSEQGMRIPVGHYEQLRDLSARHGPVPDWLVNSAVNGWGLRLRDEPVNEVVTVRRPSNYGYGRASWELNLGCNYDCEHCYLDIKRFEGLAWEQRVRLLHILRDAGVVWLQLTGGEPLIDKLFTETYTYAWDLGMMISISTNASRLWKPEILDLLRTRPAYHITISVYGATADSYDTLVRRRGAFDKFHRGLAAASEAGLTMNLNLVVTKTNDTEVDGMIALADGFGLPYHVFSNMSPTIMGSARSLPAQSMPLLKARKPFTGCNAGHTFFHVDPHGMASICKVGRDPNIDLLAEGVEGLRRLGGIADGLLARTGGCSGCSVQGTCNTCMPLVRLYRQAKSPMERYCQHRESGEVIINGTDSHSDPAGTGHGRAVPASAAAA